In Chitinophagaceae bacterium, the DNA window CGGAAACTCCATTCTGGTGTCCGAAAATCCTGTTCTCGCCATGCAAACGTGCCCAACGGCCATTGCCATCCATGATGATGGCGATGTGTTCAGGCAAACGGCTTTTATCAATCTGTTCGATTAACGACATTTCAGTAATTAAAAAGTGCGCAAGTTACTAAGTAACCAACGATTTTGATGCTGTAATTCTTAATGTGGATAAGGACAACGGTAAGGCTTTAAAGTGTAGGAGATACCCACTCCGAAAAAAAAGTAATCATCACTTTTTATATTGTCTCCCCGCATTTTACCGGTTTCTCCAACAGGCTCAGCCACCACTTCGGCAGAAGGATCGCCTAAAAATTCAACCATTGGTCCACCTTCATGAAGCAATATTACAGGATCAGCATATGCAGCACTCACATCATCAAGGTAATCAGTAGATGTTTTTCTTACACCACCTTCCAAGGTGAGTCCAATAAGAGCTGATAACCTGTATTTAAACCCTCCCCCCAGCAACCAGGCTGTGCTGGTTCGTTTGTAATGTTTTAATTCCGGATATTGAGGATAGCCTTGTCCTTCTGTACCAAGTGGCTGGAGCCACACCTTTTCACCATTGTATTTTGCGGATGGATTGAAATGAAAAACACCAAAGCCTGCCATTACATACGGAGCAAAGCGATGCCGGTCACTTGTAGAGGAACCTGAAGCAGCCGTATAGGGCATGAAGTTGAATTCAAACTGAACACTGGTTTCGAAGATGTTCGAGGAAAATCCAAGGTTCCTTGTTTGCTGATAATAATTGTTGGCATACGCATCATCAGCCCACACACGTCCGCCATTGATATTGAAGCGTGCTGAAATACGTTCGTCAAAATTACGACGGTAAAAAAAACCACCTGCCGGATTTACAAACCGGAAATCTGTGCCTGTGTTGACGTCACCAAAGTAGTTTGCACCACCAAGCCAGATACCAAAATCATTCTTTTGGGCCTGAACTGAAAGACAGCAAACCAAAAAGGCGCCTGAAAACAGCGTACAGAGTTTCTTTTTCAAAGCGTTAGTGGAAAAGTTGAATGGAAACAGTGGTGTAAAAAGTGTTTCGATAACGACGTTATGATGGGTTTATTTCCTGATGCGAAAGTAAGGTTTTTTGGGTATTCGGTGGTTTGTAGTGAGTAGCGAGTAGTGTGAAGTAATGAGATAGCCGTAAGTGAATTGGTCATTAGTCATTAAGTCATTTAGATCATTAGGTCATCAGCACCTCAATTTAATTGGCACATTGGCACATCATCTCATCGGCACATCATTTATCCTTTATTTTCTTGCGTCCGCTCCCCACATCAGTTTCTTGCGAAGTGTTTCCAGGAAATGATGATCTGGTAACCTTACAAGACCGATCTTATGAGCGCTTTTCTTTACTGCAATTTGAGTAGAGTTGTCAATAGGTTCTGTTCTCGAATCGAGGGTGCAGTAAAACTGTTCAAAACGGCCTTCAATTTCAAACGAAATGACACTCGTATCCGACACAACAATCGGACGCACATTGAGGTTATGAGGAGCAATTGGTGTAATGACAAAATTTTCAGAAGTAGGCATAATAATGGGTCCGCCGCAGCTCAGCGAATATCCTGTGGATCCGGTCGGAGTTGCAATAATCAACCCGTCGGCCCAATAAGAGTTTAGTAATTCCCCATTGATGTAAGCATGAATGGTGATCATGGCCGATGTGTCTTTCTTATGAATGGTCACATCATTCAATGCATAATTTACCTCACCAAATAAAGGTTTATTGGATTCCAGTTCAAGCAACGTTCTTTGATCTGTTACATAGGAACCCTTTGTGATCGCATGAATGGCATGACTAATTTCTTCTTTCCCGATGTCAGCAAGAAATCCAAGTCGGCCTATATTAATACCCATTACCAAAATGGGATAATCACGCACAAAAGTTACCGTGTCAAGCAATGTGCCATCACCGCCTAATGTGAAAAGGTATTCTACTTTGTCGCGGATATCTTCATGCGTTTCAAAAGTGCTTATACCAGAACGGGTTTTGATATCAATCCAAACACTCTCAAAGAACGGTTTGTAAATAAACACACCGATCTTTTTTTCTGCCAGTTGGTCCAGCATTTCCTGGAGCACAGGAATATCCTGCGTTTTTATATTTCGACAATAGAGTGCTACGTTCATTTTGCAAACAGGGTTAATGATTTAATGAAAATTTTGGATGGGCGGATATTGCATACATCTTCATTAATCACTTTTAATGGATTTTCATTAGCAGCGAATTTAGTAACAAAATATGAGGTGTCTTAATATTGGAAGAAAGGCAGCAGCATCACTTCATAAGCATTTGGAGACTCATTGACCAGGATTAGTTCAGGATTCATCTATGGGTACGTTGTATTATGATTCTAAAAAAATCCAAAGCAACGGTATCCCGAGAAGCCGTGATTAAAAGATAGAGTTCATATGCAGAAAGAACCCATGTTCTCCCAGCTTATTGATTGAATATTCAACACGAATGGTAGTGTCATAAATAAGTGTAAGGTCTAAACCTAAACCGCCTCCCAATAACAGTGAATTGTTAAGGGGATTGTTTTCATAGTAGAGATCATCCTTAACATAGCCTGCACTTGCGAATACACGGCCATATAATGCAAATGGAATATTGGCTCCTTTAAGAAAAGGATTTTTGGGTGGAGTTTTGATCTTTATTTTCAGCAGCTGATTTTTTAAATCCATACGTGTATAACCAAAACTCTGTCCATCGATAATGTAATATTCATATCCATGCACATAGTCACTTGAATAACCCAACCCACGATTGAGATTATAGGGCTGCTCTTTCGGAAAGGAAATTTTTAATTTGTTCACAGTACTTGCATACCACTTCTTGCCAAAATGAACATAATGATCCAGGACGGCGGTAGACGAATAAATATTTACATTATCAAATAATCCCAATCCTATTTTGGAAAATGAAACCTCGATATAGTTTCCTTTTAATGGATAGGAAGCAATGTCACGGAAGTCGCGGATAAACAGTCCCCGCAACGTAAAATATTGCTGGCGTGTATCGCCATTCAAAAAATAGTCAGGGTTTAGTTTCGCTATAGTATCCGTTACCTCGTTATCATTATAACTCATGGTGAAGATATACTTATACTTGAAAGCCGGTTGATAAATCACGTCCGCCAGGGCATAAAAATTAGTTTTCTGATAGGCATCAACATTTAGATAAATAAGGTCCTTGTTATTGGTAAAACCATATGTCAGGTTTCTTGTACGGCTAAAGGATGTTGTTACCTTCAGGCCAATATTTTGTTTTCGGTTGATGTATGGAATGTTGTATTGTATCTGGTACAATTGCGAATAACCAAACAGGGCCACGAGTTTAAGATCTTCATCACGGCCACGCACGTTCTGCTGATAAAAACGTAATCCAAATTGCAGGTACTTCAGACTTGCATTGTGATCAACCAGCCAGACATTTAAGTTCCTGTCATACAGATCAAGGGCCGGCACAGGAAATGTATACCATCTTTCTTTCACACTTACAGCGACATCAATATTTTCATCTTCCCAGTTTTTGATGTTTAACACTACTTCGTTAAAGAGTCCGATATTCATCAGCTGGTTATGAC includes these proteins:
- a CDS encoding NAD kinase — translated: MNVALYCRNIKTQDIPVLQEMLDQLAEKKIGVFIYKPFFESVWIDIKTRSGISTFETHEDIRDKVEYLFTLGGDGTLLDTVTFVRDYPILVMGINIGRLGFLADIGKEEISHAIHAITKGSYVTDQRTLLELESNKPLFGEVNYALNDVTIHKKDTSAMITIHAYINGELLNSYWADGLIIATPTGSTGYSLSCGGPIIMPTSENFVITPIAPHNLNVRPIVVSDTSVISFEIEGRFEQFYCTLDSRTEPIDNSTQIAVKKSAHKIGLVRLPDHHFLETLRKKLMWGADARK
- a CDS encoding BamA/TamA family outer membrane protein; protein product: MPVIKCAAITCALFTFLLSSFIAKAQTDTVPSQDSSFHNFVRINHILIDGNRRTKRQVILRQITFSEGDTIAFDVLMKKIEESHNQLMNIGLFNEVVLNIKNWEDENIDVAVSVKERWYTFPVPALDLYDRNLNVWLVDHNASLKYLQFGLRFYQQNVRGRDEDLKLVALFGYSQLYQIQYNIPYINRKQNIGLKVTTSFSRTRNLTYGFTNNKDLIYLNVDAYQKTNFYALADVIYQPAFKYKYIFTMSYNDNEVTDTIAKLNPDYFLNGDTRQQYFTLRGLFIRDFRDIASYPLKGNYIEVSFSKIGLGLFDNVNIYSSTAVLDHYVHFGKKWYASTVNKLKISFPKEQPYNLNRGLGYSSDYVHGYEYYIIDGQSFGYTRMDLKNQLLKIKIKTPPKNPFLKGANIPFALYGRVFASAGYVKDDLYYENNPLNNSLLLGGGLGLDLTLIYDTTIRVEYSINKLGEHGFFLHMNSIF